From a region of the Tenggerimyces flavus genome:
- a CDS encoding histidine kinase: MGRGRLIVYLGAAQGVGKTWAMLNEGHRRAGRGSDVVIGVVESHDRPLTQRMAEGLETVPRQEIVDCERAFTEMDIDATLQRHPTVALVDELAHTNVPGARNEKRWQDVEELLNAGINVITTVNIQHLESLNQVVESITGIKQRETIPDAVVRRADQVELIDMSPEALRRRLAHGNVYPPERIDAALANYFRAGNLTALRELALLWVADRVDEVMEKYRQAHDIDATWPTRERASWSPSQAAPKARP; the protein is encoded by the coding sequence ATGGGACGCGGCCGGCTGATCGTCTACCTCGGCGCCGCACAGGGTGTCGGCAAGACTTGGGCGATGCTCAATGAGGGGCATCGGCGTGCCGGGCGCGGCTCCGACGTAGTCATCGGCGTCGTCGAGTCGCACGACCGACCGTTGACGCAGCGGATGGCCGAGGGACTCGAGACTGTCCCGCGCCAAGAGATCGTCGACTGCGAACGCGCGTTTACCGAGATGGATATCGACGCGACCTTGCAGCGGCATCCGACGGTGGCTCTTGTCGACGAGCTCGCCCACACTAACGTCCCAGGCGCGCGGAACGAGAAGCGCTGGCAGGATGTCGAGGAGCTGCTCAACGCTGGGATCAATGTGATCACGACCGTCAACATCCAGCACTTGGAGTCCCTCAACCAGGTTGTGGAGTCGATCACCGGCATCAAACAACGCGAGACGATTCCGGACGCGGTCGTGCGGCGGGCAGATCAGGTCGAACTGATCGACATGTCTCCGGAGGCGTTGCGCCGCCGGCTCGCGCACGGAAACGTCTACCCGCCCGAGAGGATCGACGCCGCGCTGGCGAACTACTTCCGCGCCGGCAATCTCACAGCCCTACGGGAGCTCGCCCTGCTTTGGGTGGCTGATCGGGTCGATGAAGTCATGGAGAAGTACCGGCAAGCTCACGACATCGATGCCACCTGGCCAACCCGGGAGCGCGCGTCGTGGTCGCCATCACAGGCGGCCCCGAAGGCGAGACCGTGA
- a CDS encoding winged helix-turn-helix domain-containing protein: MSAGNIVGLVLGILLVGYLVVALIRPLPARVRATVRRAEPSGAEAVIETASFTVDLAAKRVTREGVDVQLTPTKLHVLEVLVRTPGWLIGQHQLLHEVWGPGCATETNHLRVYLAQLRHKLEPDPARSRHLVTEPCMGYRFEP, translated from the coding sequence GTGAGCGCCGGGAACATCGTCGGACTCGTCCTCGGCATCCTTCTCGTCGGCTACCTGGTGGTGGCTCTGATCAGACCGTTGCCGGCCCGAGTGCGGGCTACCGTCCGACGTGCTGAACCGTCAGGCGCCGAGGCAGTGATCGAGACCGCCTCGTTCACCGTGGACTTGGCGGCCAAGCGCGTAACCCGCGAGGGAGTCGACGTCCAGCTCACTCCCACGAAGCTCCACGTTCTGGAGGTCCTGGTCCGAACTCCTGGATGGCTGATCGGGCAGCACCAGTTGCTCCATGAGGTGTGGGGTCCAGGCTGCGCGACAGAGACCAACCATCTACGCGTCTACCTGGCCCAGCTGCGACACAAGCTCGAACCTGATCCGGCCCGCTCACGTCACCTCGTCACAGAGCCCTGCATGGGCTACCGCTTCGAGCCCTAG
- a CDS encoding TrkH family potassium uptake protein translates to MRRELRHPARLVPLAFLAVIVAGTVLLMLPVSATDQPASFVTALFTATSATCVTGLAVVDTQAHWSTFGHVVIMMLIQAGGFGIMTLASLLGLLVNRRLGLRSRLVAQAETHSLVLGDVRRLLLWVGMVMLTVEAIVAAILTVRFRLAYYDGLGEALWQAVFHAVSAFNNAGFSLYSANLTGFVSDGWICLPIAVAFMLGGLGFPVLYELRRGWRRPAHWSVHVKLTLLGSAVLVVTGWVAYLLLEWTNSKSLGALDVSGKVLASFFQGVSPRTAGFNSLDYAALRPETLALTDVLMFIGGGSAGTAGGIKVTTFFLLAFVILAEIRGDPEVTLFRRQLAASVQRLALTVALLGVGVVAAGTFALLLLTDHPFDAVLFESISAFATVGLSMGVTTDLNHWAQLVLVILMFVGRVGTITVATALALRERRRLYRLPEERLIVG, encoded by the coding sequence GTGAGACGTGAGCTGCGACATCCGGCGAGGCTTGTTCCGCTGGCGTTCCTCGCGGTGATCGTGGCAGGAACGGTCCTGTTGATGCTGCCCGTCTCTGCCACCGACCAGCCAGCCTCGTTCGTGACGGCACTGTTCACCGCGACCTCGGCGACGTGTGTGACGGGTCTGGCTGTCGTAGACACCCAGGCCCACTGGTCGACGTTCGGTCATGTGGTGATCATGATGCTCATCCAGGCGGGCGGTTTCGGCATCATGACGTTGGCCAGTCTCCTTGGCCTGCTGGTCAACCGGAGGCTGGGGCTACGTTCTCGGCTGGTCGCGCAGGCGGAGACCCACTCGCTGGTGCTCGGAGACGTGCGCCGCCTCCTGCTCTGGGTCGGGATGGTAATGCTCACGGTCGAGGCCATCGTGGCGGCCATCTTGACCGTACGGTTCCGCCTCGCCTACTACGACGGGCTCGGCGAGGCGCTCTGGCAGGCGGTTTTCCACGCGGTATCGGCGTTCAACAACGCGGGCTTCAGCCTCTACTCCGCGAATCTGACCGGCTTCGTGTCGGACGGGTGGATCTGCCTGCCGATCGCGGTCGCGTTCATGCTCGGTGGCCTAGGCTTCCCGGTCCTGTACGAGCTGCGTCGAGGGTGGCGGCGCCCGGCGCATTGGTCGGTCCACGTCAAGCTGACCTTGCTGGGGTCGGCCGTGTTGGTCGTGACAGGGTGGGTGGCGTACTTGCTGCTGGAGTGGACCAACTCGAAGTCACTGGGAGCGCTGGACGTATCGGGAAAAGTGCTCGCCTCGTTCTTCCAGGGCGTCTCGCCTCGGACTGCGGGGTTCAACAGCCTCGACTATGCGGCTCTGCGCCCCGAGACGCTCGCTCTGACCGATGTCCTGATGTTCATCGGCGGTGGCAGCGCGGGGACGGCGGGTGGGATCAAGGTGACGACGTTCTTCCTGCTGGCGTTCGTCATTCTGGCGGAGATTCGCGGTGATCCGGAGGTAACGTTGTTCCGGCGGCAGCTAGCCGCCTCGGTTCAACGGTTGGCGCTGACGGTCGCCTTGCTGGGCGTCGGGGTGGTCGCGGCGGGGACGTTCGCACTCCTTCTTCTCACCGACCATCCGTTCGACGCGGTCCTGTTCGAGTCGATCTCGGCGTTTGCCACGGTTGGGCTGTCGATGGGCGTCACCACCGATCTGAACCACTGGGCGCAACTCGTTCTGGTCATACTCATGTTCGTCGGGCGAGTCGGCACTATTACCGTGGCGACAGCCCTCGCGCTACGCGAGCGGCGACGGCTCTACCGGCTACCAGAGGAGCGACTGATCGTTGGCTAG
- a CDS encoding potassium channel family protein, with product MARKQLVENAKLPRGGVVVIGLGRFGGALAESLVRLGHEVLAIDENRDLVQTWSDRLTHVVEADSTDANALRQLGVGDLEHAVVGIGTDIEASVLTVLALEEVGVEQIWAKAITRKHGRILERTGAHHVVYPEAAMGERVAHLVTGKMIDFIEFDDGFAIAKTTAPAEADGKTLAQAALRTKYGITVVGVKRPATDFTYARPETMIRSRDILIVSGPTDLVERFAALT from the coding sequence TTGGCTAGGAAACAACTCGTCGAGAACGCCAAGCTCCCCCGAGGCGGCGTCGTGGTGATCGGACTCGGCAGGTTCGGCGGCGCTCTCGCCGAGTCCCTGGTACGACTCGGCCACGAGGTCCTGGCGATCGACGAGAACCGTGACCTCGTACAGACTTGGTCAGATCGCCTCACCCACGTCGTAGAGGCCGACTCGACCGACGCCAACGCGCTCCGCCAGCTCGGCGTCGGTGACCTCGAGCACGCCGTGGTCGGTATCGGGACCGACATCGAGGCGAGCGTCCTGACAGTCCTTGCCTTGGAGGAGGTCGGCGTCGAGCAGATCTGGGCGAAGGCGATCACCCGCAAGCACGGTCGCATCCTGGAACGGACCGGCGCCCACCACGTCGTCTACCCGGAGGCCGCGATGGGCGAACGCGTCGCGCACCTGGTCACGGGCAAGATGATCGACTTCATCGAGTTCGACGACGGGTTCGCCATCGCCAAGACAACCGCACCGGCCGAGGCGGATGGGAAGACGCTGGCACAGGCGGCGCTGCGCACCAAGTACGGCATCACCGTTGTCGGCGTGAAACGACCCGCCACCGACTTCACCTACGCACGCCCGGAGACCATGATCCGAAGCCGCGACATCCTGATCGTCTCAGGGCCTACCGACCTGGTCGAGCGCTTCGCTGCCCTGACCTGA
- a CDS encoding LuxR C-terminal-related transcriptional regulator, which produces MRERAPPCGCLSAGGPDWRPARGKAGHSAKEMAEFLSIGAKTVELHCANLLQKLVLGHRLELTRYSIRTGSIEP; this is translated from the coding sequence ATGCGCGAAAGGGCCCCTCCATGTGGGTGCCTCTCAGCTGGCGGCCCGGACTGGAGGCCGGCACGGGGTAAAGCTGGACACTCGGCGAAGGAGATGGCCGAGTTCCTCAGCATCGGTGCGAAGACCGTAGAACTCCATTGCGCCAACCTGCTGCAGAAACTCGTACTCGGCCACCGGCTCGAACTCACTCGCTACTCCATCAGAACCGGCTCGATCGAGCCGTAG
- a CDS encoding DUF3592 domain-containing protein: MRVNAWLLRYLSSRCAPSSEAARILADQANVPPRKQREFIVVSSGIPGRHRTGGQRPRRGPGLFAWWRLSGWLLLGAAVLLAILANVQYDAAVQLSDQGIVAMARVIAVDTTGRDAGITVVLTTRGGDVVEGELGLPDETPTAVGAEVSVVYARDDPTLMELTEDGPDFVIPSIIGVLALLLALLAPPSFAGWINWRLVLGLAPYDAYSL; encoded by the coding sequence ATGCGCGTCAATGCCTGGCTTCTTCGCTACCTGTCATCGAGGTGCGCCCCGTCGAGCGAGGCAGCTCGGATCCTCGCCGATCAGGCCAACGTGCCGCCACGGAAGCAACGTGAGTTCATCGTGGTGTCTTCTGGCATCCCCGGACGTCACCGCACAGGCGGCCAACGTCCTCGGCGAGGACCGGGCCTGTTCGCATGGTGGCGGCTTTCCGGCTGGCTCTTACTGGGAGCGGCTGTCCTCCTCGCGATCCTGGCGAACGTCCAATACGACGCCGCCGTCCAGCTGAGCGACCAAGGCATCGTGGCTATGGCAAGAGTCATCGCTGTCGACACCACCGGGCGCGACGCCGGGATCACAGTTGTACTCACAACCCGCGGCGGCGATGTCGTTGAGGGCGAGCTTGGACTCCCCGACGAGACCCCAACCGCCGTAGGCGCGGAGGTCTCTGTTGTGTACGCGCGCGACGACCCCACGCTCATGGAACTGACCGAGGACGGTCCAGACTTCGTCATTCCGTCGATCATCGGCGTCCTCGCACTACTCTTGGCGCTCCTCGCGCCTCCCAGCTTCGCCGGCTGGATCAACTGGCGGCTCGTCCTGGGCCTCGCCCCGTACGACGCATATAGCCTTTAG
- a CDS encoding transposase, giving the protein MRRITGELADLAEAAMRDADAVVRNARRALRRASGQTRGRLHRAVDELTTTVQRARRVVTQTRTRLRGQVPDSATRLVSLHDPDARPISKGRLGKPEFGYKAQIIDNADGVILDHNVETGNPADAPQLAPAIERITRRTGHAPRAVTADRGYGEAGVERDLHALGVRSVAIPRKGKSGAARREVEHRRAPTSLPRQGQMANRIRRTNQPHQTQLRLEPHRTHHHHRRPNLVRTRRTRPQPGQDRRPDSMRNHTEPNHAHPNQSPAAHTSSSHNRHHDNRAFFRSK; this is encoded by the coding sequence GTGCGGCGCATCACCGGCGAGTTGGCGGATCTGGCGGAGGCGGCCATGCGCGACGCGGACGCGGTCGTGCGTAACGCGCGCAGGGCGCTGCGCCGGGCCAGCGGGCAGACCAGGGGTCGGCTGCACCGCGCAGTGGACGAGCTGACCACCACCGTGCAACGCGCTCGTCGAGTGGTTACCCAGACCCGGACCCGGTTGCGCGGCCAGGTGCCAGACAGCGCGACCCGGCTGGTCAGCCTGCACGATCCGGATGCCCGGCCGATCAGCAAGGGGCGTCTGGGCAAGCCGGAGTTTGGCTACAAGGCTCAGATCATCGACAACGCCGACGGGGTGATCCTCGACCACAACGTCGAGACAGGTAACCCCGCCGACGCGCCGCAACTGGCACCCGCGATCGAACGGATCACCCGCCGCACCGGCCATGCACCGCGCGCGGTCACCGCCGACCGAGGCTACGGCGAAGCCGGCGTCGAACGCGACCTACACGCCCTCGGCGTGCGCAGCGTCGCCATTCCCCGCAAGGGGAAATCTGGCGCCGCTCGCCGCGAAGTCGAGCACCGACGAGCACCGACGAGCCTTCCGCGACAAGGTCAAATGGCGAACCGGATCCGAAGGACGAATCAACCACATCAAACGCAGCTACGGCTGGAACCGCACCGAACTCACCACCATCACCGGCGCCCGAACCTGGTGCGGACACGGCGTACTCGCCCACAACCTGGTCAAGATCGGCGCCCTGACAGCATGAGAAACCACACCGAGCCCAACCATGCCCACCCGAACCAGTCACCAGCAGCCCACACGAGCAGCAGCCACAACCGCCATCACGACAACCGAGCGTTTTTCAGGTCGAAGTAG
- a CDS encoding CBS domain-containing protein: protein MTMAPTTVKDLMTAGAACIGEDETLVQAARTMRDLDVGALPICGQGNRPTGMLTDRDIVVRCLADGGDPATAVAGQFADGKPVTIGADDGVEDALRIMTEHQVRRLPVIDGHELVGMLAQADIARAMPEQATGAVVEGISESQ, encoded by the coding sequence ATGACGATGGCGCCGACAACAGTCAAGGACCTAATGACAGCGGGCGCGGCATGTATTGGCGAGGATGAGACGTTGGTCCAGGCGGCCCGCACGATGCGTGACCTCGATGTGGGGGCACTGCCGATCTGCGGTCAAGGCAACCGGCCTACAGGCATGCTGACCGACCGGGACATCGTGGTCCGCTGTCTCGCCGACGGCGGCGACCCGGCCACTGCTGTAGCCGGTCAGTTCGCCGACGGGAAACCGGTGACAATCGGCGCCGACGACGGTGTCGAGGACGCGCTGCGCATCATGACCGAACATCAAGTTCGGCGACTCCCTGTGATCGACGGCCACGAACTGGTGGGCATGCTGGCACAGGCCGACATCGCCCGCGCGATGCCCGAACAAGCCACCGGCGCGGTCGTCGAAGGAATCTCCGAGTCACAATGA
- a CDS encoding YkvA family protein: protein MRIRLGLLTVYLAIPIDLIPDFIPILSYAITVAAVLRGIVERTGPAGHTPTLARHRRWIRRAIPTHRVGTDQRQLRRPPVMPPRSWIVTAFGPPCEPDCQ, encoded by the coding sequence GTGCGGATCCGGCTCGGCCTGCTGACGGTCTACCTGGCGATCCCGATCGACCTCATCCCCGACTTCATCCCCATTCTCAGCTACGCCATCACCGTCGCCGCGGTACTCCGCGGCATCGTCGAACGCACCGGCCCTGCAGGCCATACGCCGACACTGGCCCGGCACCGACGATGGATTCGCCGCGCTATCCCGACTCACCGGGTTGGCACCGACCAGCGACAACTGAGGAGGCCGCCAGTTATGCCTCCTCGGTCCTGGATAGTGACTGCTTTCGGACCGCCTTGTGAGCCCGATTGCCAGTGA
- a CDS encoding YciI family protein, with protein MTTYLLSLHQDSDESAGETGEPMSSEEREKSWRDIEALNEELRSADAWVFGGALHDSRTATVVRVAKGDVLTTDGPFAEGKEHLGGFYIIRADDLDAALVWASKAAAATRKPIEVRPFRAADS; from the coding sequence ATGACGACGTACCTGCTCTCCCTTCACCAGGACAGCGATGAGTCCGCCGGTGAGACCGGCGAGCCCATGTCCAGCGAGGAACGCGAGAAGTCCTGGCGTGACATCGAGGCTCTCAACGAGGAGCTGAGGTCGGCTGATGCCTGGGTTTTCGGCGGCGCCCTTCACGATTCCCGCACAGCCACGGTAGTGCGGGTCGCCAAGGGCGACGTGTTGACCACCGACGGCCCGTTCGCCGAGGGAAAGGAGCACCTCGGCGGCTTCTACATCATCCGGGCCGACGATCTCGACGCCGCCCTGGTGTGGGCATCGAAAGCCGCTGCGGCCACGAGAAAGCCGATCGAGGTTCGGCCGTTTCGTGCCGCCGACAGCTGA
- a CDS encoding STAS domain-containing protein codes for MTGGRGPCRYQDPRHQLRDQLSTTLEGSPSVVVLDLEALDFSDSTILGVLVAAHRWAQGVGAVLRLATPPHSCDDS; via the coding sequence GTGACCGGAGGCCGAGGTCCGTGTCGATACCAGGACCCCCGCCACCAGCTGCGCGACCAGCTGAGCACGACTCTCGAAGGCTCGCCGTCCGTCGTGGTCCTCGACCTTGAAGCGCTCGATTTCTCCGACTCCACCATTCTGGGCGTGCTCGTGGCGGCTCATCGCTGGGCGCAGGGTGTTGGCGCCGTGCTGCGGTTGGCCACGCCACCGCATTCATGCGACGACTCTTGA
- a CDS encoding CBS domain-containing protein: MRAGDLAAPFPVVELTPAIDAARLLADQNLPGLVVVDDRGRPVTILAGTQVLRMIVPAYFQDDPTLARVVDEAHADLFPTELEARTVAECLPEEHRELPVVDAAATALEIAALMARSRCPLVAVVDADRSLAGVVTLDALLDRMLAT; the protein is encoded by the coding sequence ATGCGTGCCGGTGATCTGGCTGCACCATTCCCCGTCGTCGAGTTGACCCCCGCGATCGACGCGGCGCGTCTGCTCGCCGACCAAAACCTTCCAGGCCTCGTGGTCGTCGACGACCGCGGCCGCCCGGTGACGATCCTGGCCGGTACGCAGGTGCTTCGGATGATCGTTCCCGCCTACTTCCAAGATGATCCGACGCTGGCGCGGGTCGTCGACGAGGCGCACGCGGACCTGTTCCCGACCGAGCTCGAGGCACGGACCGTGGCCGAGTGTCTGCCGGAGGAGCACCGCGAGCTGCCGGTGGTCGACGCGGCCGCGACGGCGCTGGAGATCGCCGCGTTGATGGCGCGGTCACGTTGCCCGCTGGTCGCGGTCGTCGACGCGGACCGGTCCCTTGCCGGCGTGGTCACGTTGGACGCCCTGCTGGACCGGATGCTCGCGACATGA
- a CDS encoding SLC13 family permease, which yields MTAMAWLAVAIFAAAYVLIATEWVHRLAAALGGAALMLLLGITDAEHAFFSEHAGIDWNVIVLLLGMMLIVSVLKRTGLFEYLAIWSAKKARGKPFRVMVILVVVTAVASAALDNVTTVLLVAPVTFLVCARIGVPAAPFLIAEVLASNIGGAATLVGDPPNIIIASRADLGFNDFLVHMAPLVAVVLVVYVGLCRWLFRDAFRVDSAEAADRAAEVATLNEREAIRNPRLLIVSLIVLGLVLAAFVLHTVLHLEPAVIAIVGGLGLLALSRLEPGEVVKDVEWPTLAFFAGLFVMVGGLVSTGVIDQLATAASEAVEGRLGLASMVLLWASAGLSAIVDNIPYVATVSPIVAELVTNAGGHQSAQVLWWSLAIGADFGGNATAIGASANVVALGLAERAGKPISFWQFTRYGLIVTVITIALAVPYLWLRYL from the coding sequence ATGACGGCGATGGCCTGGCTCGCGGTCGCGATCTTCGCCGCTGCCTACGTGCTGATCGCCACCGAGTGGGTCCATCGGCTGGCCGCGGCCCTTGGCGGTGCGGCGTTGATGCTGCTGCTCGGGATCACCGACGCCGAACACGCCTTCTTCTCCGAGCATGCGGGGATCGACTGGAACGTCATCGTCCTGTTGCTGGGCATGATGCTGATCGTCTCGGTGCTCAAACGCACTGGCCTGTTCGAGTACCTGGCGATCTGGTCGGCGAAGAAGGCCCGCGGCAAACCGTTCCGGGTGATGGTGATCCTCGTCGTGGTCACCGCGGTCGCCTCGGCGGCGCTGGACAACGTCACCACGGTCCTGCTGGTCGCGCCGGTGACGTTCCTGGTCTGTGCCCGCATCGGGGTGCCGGCGGCGCCGTTCCTCATTGCCGAGGTGCTCGCCTCCAACATCGGCGGCGCGGCCACCCTCGTCGGTGATCCGCCGAACATCATCATCGCCTCCCGCGCGGACCTCGGTTTCAACGACTTCCTGGTGCACATGGCACCGCTAGTCGCGGTCGTCCTAGTCGTTTATGTCGGGTTGTGCCGCTGGCTGTTCCGCGACGCCTTCCGTGTCGACTCCGCGGAAGCCGCCGACCGGGCCGCCGAGGTCGCCACCCTCAACGAGCGTGAGGCCATCCGCAACCCGCGGCTGCTGATCGTGTCCCTGATCGTGCTCGGCCTCGTGCTCGCCGCGTTCGTGCTGCACACCGTCCTGCACCTCGAGCCCGCGGTGATCGCGATCGTCGGCGGCCTCGGTCTGCTCGCGCTGTCCCGGCTGGAACCGGGCGAGGTGGTCAAGGACGTGGAGTGGCCCACGCTCGCGTTCTTCGCGGGCCTGTTCGTCATGGTCGGTGGGCTGGTCTCCACCGGAGTGATCGACCAGCTCGCCACCGCCGCCAGCGAAGCGGTCGAGGGCCGGCTCGGGCTGGCCAGCATGGTGCTGCTGTGGGCGTCGGCCGGCCTGTCGGCCATCGTGGACAACATCCCGTACGTGGCGACCGTGTCGCCGATCGTCGCCGAGCTCGTCACCAACGCCGGCGGGCACCAGAGTGCCCAGGTGTTGTGGTGGTCGCTCGCCATCGGCGCCGACTTCGGCGGCAACGCCACTGCGATCGGCGCCTCAGCCAACGTCGTCGCTCTCGGCCTCGCCGAACGTGCCGGCAAACCGATCTCGTTCTGGCAGTTCACCCGCTACGGCCTGATCGTCACCGTCATCACCATCGCCCTCGCCGTGCCGTACCTGTGGCTGCGCTACCTGTAA
- a CDS encoding DUF998 domain-containing protein: MSSPRSLLLAGAIGGVLVPVVLLLDGATRPGFSPWHHGASQLGTDDRGWLQTANFVLGGVLFLGFATGVRAALRRGRGTGRGAIWAPVLLAVSGLALIVAGIVPTDPALGYPPGEPTIVTTAGRIHGLAGLLLFAGLAATPLVLARRLDELTDPSGSSGPDRRWRHWSRTCGILVLVLAIAAGTAFRLDLEGTLSPAPAGALEQAALLIGFAWTVAASLHLYRHTPADQPAWSRR, from the coding sequence ATGAGCTCGCCGCGCTCTCTCCTCCTAGCGGGGGCGATCGGTGGTGTTCTCGTGCCCGTGGTGCTTCTGCTCGACGGCGCCACCCGCCCCGGCTTCAGCCCGTGGCACCACGGCGCGAGCCAACTCGGCACCGACGACCGCGGCTGGCTCCAAACCGCCAACTTCGTCCTCGGCGGCGTCCTCTTCCTCGGCTTCGCCACCGGCGTCCGCGCCGCGCTACGGAGAGGGCGAGGTACAGGTCGCGGCGCCATCTGGGCACCGGTGCTTCTTGCCGTGTCCGGCCTCGCCCTGATCGTCGCCGGCATCGTGCCCACCGACCCTGCACTCGGCTACCCGCCCGGCGAACCAACCATCGTCACCACAGCCGGACGCATCCACGGCCTCGCCGGCCTGCTCTTGTTCGCCGGCCTCGCCGCTACACCGCTCGTGCTGGCACGTCGCCTCGACGAACTCACAGACCCCAGTGGGAGCAGTGGTCCGGACCGCCGCTGGAGACATTGGTCCCGCACCTGCGGCATCCTCGTCCTCGTCCTCGCCATCGCCGCCGGCACCGCCTTCCGCCTCGACCTCGAAGGAACCCTCAGCCCCGCGCCCGCCGGCGCGCTCGAGCAGGCGGCCCTGCTCATCGGCTTCGCCTGGACAGTCGCGGCGTCCCTGCACCTGTACCGCCACACCCCGGCCGACCAGCCAGCCTGGTCGCGAAGGTGA
- a CDS encoding alpha/beta fold hydrolase has protein sequence MRSVYKNSAGESVVRQWCTDALARASFPLTTATVDTSAGHVTLTTAGGTGPPRVVLVPGTAFNAAVALPWLQALSTCWATTVVDLPGQPGLSNAHRPLRHGRDRLAWYGGVVNEVLAAIDADQVVLVGNSLGAAVVLAADSARIAARVLISPAGFIRLSVDPRLALASAGWLLRPTPARTRRMLRLFVAPGDEPPETEVEWMTLMASHCRTTLAPPPLPTEILAGRAEQPCVVAVGEHDRFLPPHRLAPTVRRTMNTELHVLPHAGHLTTPAQLDQVLSLIADVT, from the coding sequence ATGCGATCGGTCTACAAGAACTCAGCTGGTGAAAGTGTCGTGCGGCAGTGGTGCACCGACGCGCTGGCCAGGGCGAGCTTTCCGCTCACCACCGCCACGGTCGACACAAGCGCCGGCCACGTGACACTCACCACCGCGGGCGGCACCGGGCCGCCGCGGGTCGTCCTGGTGCCCGGGACCGCGTTCAACGCCGCGGTCGCGCTGCCGTGGCTGCAGGCGCTATCGACGTGCTGGGCTACCACCGTTGTCGACCTGCCCGGCCAACCCGGACTCAGCAACGCCCACCGCCCGCTCCGGCATGGCCGGGATCGTCTTGCCTGGTACGGCGGGGTGGTCAACGAGGTCCTGGCGGCGATCGACGCCGACCAGGTCGTGTTGGTCGGAAACTCCCTCGGCGCCGCTGTCGTCCTCGCCGCCGACTCCGCCCGCATCGCTGCCCGGGTACTCATCTCCCCGGCCGGATTCATCCGCCTCAGCGTCGACCCCAGGCTGGCCCTCGCCTCGGCCGGCTGGCTGCTGCGCCCGACACCCGCCCGCACCCGTCGCATGCTTCGGCTGTTCGTCGCCCCCGGGGACGAACCACCCGAGACCGAGGTCGAGTGGATGACCCTGATGGCCAGCCACTGCCGCACAACCCTCGCTCCGCCACCCCTACCTACCGAGATTCTGGCCGGCAGAGCCGAGCAGCCATGCGTCGTCGCCGTCGGAGAACACGACCGCTTCCTCCCACCCCACCGACTCGCTCCGACAGTACGCCGCACCATGAACACCGAGCTTCACGTTCTCCCCCACGCAGGCCACCTGACCACACCCGCCCAGCTCGACCAGGTCCTGTCCCTCATCGCCGACGTCACCTGA
- a CDS encoding GbsR/MarR family transcriptional regulator, giving the protein MSELDGYVEEIGLFFANLGLPRMPGRILGWLLVCEPAHQSAEELATALRVSSGSVSMAVRMLVQAGTVERYAPPGSRRTYYRLRPGFWLREAEEKAKVAAEWRKLADRGLAMLSDNSGDAPSEGQAARSLRLEEMRDMYAFLETEYTQIEARWRQREKKQDKRKRSSSKESGA; this is encoded by the coding sequence GTGAGCGAGTTGGACGGGTACGTCGAGGAGATCGGGCTGTTCTTCGCCAACCTCGGCCTGCCGCGGATGCCTGGGCGGATCCTCGGCTGGTTGTTGGTGTGCGAGCCGGCTCACCAGTCGGCGGAGGAACTGGCGACCGCGCTTCGAGTGAGCAGCGGTTCGGTCAGCATGGCGGTGCGGATGCTGGTGCAGGCCGGCACCGTCGAACGGTACGCGCCGCCCGGATCGCGGCGCACGTACTACCGGCTCCGACCCGGGTTCTGGCTCCGGGAGGCGGAGGAGAAGGCGAAGGTCGCCGCGGAGTGGCGCAAGCTCGCCGACCGCGGGTTGGCGATGCTCAGCGACAACTCCGGGGACGCGCCCAGCGAGGGTCAGGCCGCGCGTTCGCTCCGACTCGAGGAGATGCGGGACATGTACGCGTTCCTCGAGACGGAGTACACGCAGATCGAAGCCCGTTGGCGGCAACGGGAGAAGAAGCAGGACAAGAGAAAACGGTCCAGTTCGAAGGAGTCCGGAGCATGA